The window TTCTTGAGGGCGACCACGACGTACGCCATCGAAACGCGCTACCCCGGCAGAAAGAAGAGCCTGGTGGAACAATGCACAAAAGAAGAGGTCGGAAAAATACTGGCATCGACTAAGGAGATGGTGGTATGGCTAAAAGAAATAATAAACGAGAAACTCTTCCAAGAGAAATAGTCGTCGAAAGACTGAAAAATTCCGCAGAAGAACTAAAAAAACGTATTCCTGTGGACCGCGTGTATCTTTACGGTTCATACGCAAAAGGCAAACCCAGGCCGCATAGCGACATAGACATAGCGGTGATCTCTTCTGTCTTTGGCGAAAACATTGTCAAAGAGACAGCAATGCTGATGGAAGCGTTTGAAGACGTGAGCCTTATGGTCGAGCCGCGAGCGTACTCCCGTGAGGAATATAATAAGGCAGAAAAGGGGTCTTTCCTGTATGATGAAGTTATCCAGAAAGGCGTCTCAATAGCCTGACCCGAGCTGCCAATCGCCTCCAACCCCCGGTTTTCCACCGGGGGTTTTCTTATTTTAAACAAAAACTCATGCAGGCGCTAAAAAAGCAAACCTGCTCCAAAACCATAGCCGCCGATGATAACAGGGCGGCTTTCACATAGACAACCCCTGCCTTGTCCCTTCAGACACAGCAGGGGTTTCATCTATTTACAATCGAAGGAGGTGCTAAAAATGTTTTGGCGCATACTAACCCACAACCCCGAGCAAGCCGGACGCTTGGCCGAAGAATTCAAACTACCTCCCCTGGTTACGCGCATCCTTGCCGCACGGGGTTGCACGGTGGAAAACACGACGGATATGCTTTTTCCCACCGAGTTGCATAACCCCCTGTCCTTAAAGAATATGGACGCGGCTGTTGCGCGCATTCTTGCCGCACGGGACAAAAAAGAAACCGTCCTGGTCGTAGGAGACTACGACGTGGACGGCGTGAGCGGCACAGTGCTGCTCACAAAATTCTTCCGGGAAATCGGGATAAAACCGGTCCCCTTCATTCCCACCCGCGCCGAAGGCTACGGCTTCAAACCCGGGCACGCGGACGCGGCTGAAAGGGCCGGCGCCTCGTTAATCGTCACTGTGGACTGCGGCGTCTCTTCCCGGAGCGCCGTAGAAAGAGCCCGGTCCAAAAACATAGACGTAATCATAACCGACCACCACGAGCCGCCCTGCAATTTGCCCAGAGCGCCGATTATCAATCCGAAGCTGGGCGGCTACCCGTTCCGCGACCTTTCCGGAACAGGCGTGGCACATAAGGTTTATCAGGCTGTAGCGAAAGAAGCGGGTTTGGACCCGCTGTCCTACATAGACCTGGTAACGCTAGCCACGATAGCCGACGTGATGCCGTTGCTCGGTGAAAACCGGGCAGTCGTTACAAACGGTTTATACCGTTTGAACGAGAACCCGTCCGCCGGGTTATCCGCGTTATGCGAAGCGGCCGGGGTAAACGAGGTAACGGCTGAAGCCGTGGCTTACTACTTAAGCCCGCGGCTGAACGCCGCCGGCAGGATGGGAGACCCGATGCTTGCGTTCGATTTGTTGTTTGCCAAAGAGCCGGACAAAGCCAGGTCGCTGGCCGAAAAGCTGAACCGCTTAAACTACGAGCGGCAAGAGATGGTAAACAAGTGCCTTGAGGAAGCAACGCTGCAAGTTAATTCGCAAACAGAAGCGTTGGATGAAATACCTGATTTCATAACAGTAGTTGGGAACTGGGAGCACGGCGTAATCGGACTGTTGGCTTCGAAACTTGCGGAGGTTTACCGCCGCCCGGCCCTCGCGCTGTCCCTGGACGGAGATATGGCGAGAGGCTCCGCCCGCAGCATACCCGGCTTCGACCTGCTGTCCGCCTTGAGGCTGAACGAAAGCATATTGGACAAACTGGGCGGCCACCGGATGGCTGCCGGATTGTCCGTGAAACGGGAGAACATCCCCGGCCTGGCTGAGAGGCTCATCAAACACGCCCGTGAGAACATAACGCCTGAAATGACGACGCGATCAGTCGAAATCGACGCGACGGCCGACGTCAACGAATTAACCGTTGAAAATATCAAATTATTGAACGAAATCATGGAGCCGTGCGGCCAGGGGTTCCCTGCGCCGATAGTAGCGGTGGAAGGGCTCTGTACAGAAGCCGCCCTTATCGGGGACGGAAAACATCTCCGGTTAAAAGTCGGCGGCTTAACCTGTATAAGGTTCAATTGCAGCGAAGAACCGGGTAAATACCTGAATAAAAAACTCGCATTGGCGGGCAGGCCAGCGGTAAATCGGTGGAACGGCGCCGATTATCCGCAGATGCTCGTACAGAGCGTCCGACCAGCAGGGTACGTCAGCCGCGACACAGTGTCGAAGGCGTACTCGATGTTGAAAGAGGGTAAAACTGAAAAATTACCCGAATTGGGCTTAAAAGTGCTCGAAGAAATCGGGCTGAAAGAAAAGGACAGGGCAAAGCTTCTACCAGCGGAAGGCAGAAAGAGCCTGTTCATATCTCCGACGTATCAAATGTTGGGGGTCGAAAAAGTAGAGCGGCGGGCCGGGTAAGGCTCGCCTGCTCTCTACCTTGCAAAACAAAGGAGATGGCGCTCATCATGGCGCTCGAAAAACACCATCGGCACAAAGCCGCACAAAGCCATAGAAGCAACGAAGAAAGGAGCAGGGCGATGAACAACAGATACGACTGCGGGGATTGTGATTTCAAAGACGGATGCATTCACGCCGGAGCATTCCGCAGGCTCCCAGAAGAGGAGGGCGGACTCGGGCTTTGCCTGAAGGATCGCATCGAGAACGACAGCGCCCGCGGGCGGTGCATTTGGGTACGGCTGCCGGACGGTCCCCTTTGCCACCATCTGACGATGACGGAGTACGAATGGCTCAAGGGCAAATTCGAGCGCAAGGCCGCAGAGGAGCTGAAGACCACCGGAGCCGACCATGTCCTCTACGGCACCAAGCACTACGATAAGGACGGCAATCTGACTACGGTGCACCTTGGCATCATCCCGCTGGACGATGCGGAATTCACGAAACGCACCAAAGATACCGGCGACACCCATGTATACGCCGTGCATGCAAGGAGGTGACATTGCCGGCTCTCTGGAGAAGTTTGCCACCGAGATCTGCAATCTGCAGCGTACCAAGATGCGGGAAAAGGACAGGGCGAAACTTATGCCGGCGGAAGGCAAGAAGAGCCTGTTTATATCTCCGACGTATCAAATGTTGGGGGTCGAAAAAATAGAGCGGCGGGCTGGTTAAGGCTCGCCTGCTCTTAATCATCTTAAGCGGGGAGGTGTGTAGAATGGCCGCACCTGCGCTTTTTACCCGGATTGAGAAGTTGCTCCTGGAGAACGGCTGGGAGAAGACATGGGAAGATCCAGGAGGCCAGCGCTGGGAAAAGGATAGTGATGCCCACTACTGGCGCTACTGGCAATTAACTATTAACTTTATGCCTGACGGCAACCATTATTGCAAACTGTATTACGGCTCTAGCTTAAAAGAGCCGGAGACGACCTGTCACCTGCGTTCGCTTAGGCCGGTGCTGAAGCACCGGCGATTAATTCGGTAAGTTAACCCGACAATCACTCCCGCAAAAAAAATACAAAAAACAATTCGCGCAGAAAAGCCGCCTTCGTCCCACAAGACGATAGGCGGCTTTTCTTTTTTTACAGGAGGTGATCGTCTGAGAAAAAACTGGCCCCATCGCAAACCAAAAAAGAAAGGAGGCATCCCATGACCCGAATCAGCGCAATAATCAGCGCAATACCGTCTTACCGCCGCCCCATACTCATAACCCTCGCTGTCCTGGGCCTGTGGATAATCGACGCCTGGCTCGTCGGCGCGTTCACCGCCGTGCTTGCCGCCGCGCGTGCGTGGATAGCCGCCGGTATAAGCAGCAGCCCGGACTACAGCACGGCCGCCCGGTACCTGTCGCATCCGCTGCAGACAGCCTTCACCGCCGCGCCGATTATGAACCCCGCGACCAGGCAGATGTTTTTGCTGTCCCATGCGGTCACCATACCGGCGCTGATAATAGCGCACCTTTTTCGTTCGCGTTCTTCGCCCCTGATAAATCACGGGAACCGCCTGAAAATATCCCGCGACGACGCATCATGCGGGACCGCGGGATGGATGCCGCTTAGCGAAGCGAAGGCCGTGCTCGCCGCCGGCCACGGCCCCGGCACCTTCTTCGGCCTGGCCGACGCGTGGCCCAATCCTCCGCTGCGGCTGCCGCCGGGGAAGGGGTTCAACCGCAACGTGGTGGTGTTCGGCACGACCGGGAGTATGAAGTCGCGGTCTTACGTCCGCAATAACATATTGAACGCCGTGCTCTCGAATGAATCGGTAGTCGTTACAGACCCCAAGGGAGAACTTTATAGAGACTGCGCCGCGATGCTCGAAAAAAACGGTTACACCGTAAAAACGCTGAATCTTGTCAGCATGCTCAACTCCGACCGGTGGAACCCGCTGAACGAAGTCTCAACCGACCAGGACGCGCAGGTATTCAGTGAGGTGGTGGTCGCTAACACTGGTATGCCGGGTATGAAAAAGATCGGAGGCGACCCCTTTTGGGACCGGGCCGAGCAAAACCTTTTGAAGGCGCTGTCCCTTTACGTCGTGAGCGAGTATGCGCCGGAGAGAAGGAACCTGGGTTCGCTGTACGCCATACTTGCCGCCGGAGACGACCGGCAGGTGGACATGCTGTTCACCGCCCTGCCGGACGACCACCCGGCCAAAGACCCGTACAACATCTACCGTCTGTCCGGCGACAAAGTGAAAGGCAGCGTGGTCCTGGGCCTCGGCACCCGTTTGCAGATATTCCAGAACAAGGCTGTGCAGGACCTGACCGCCGAGAGCGACATCGACATGTCCGGGCCGGGGAAAACGAAATGCGCATACTTTTGCGTTTTCCCGGACACCCACAGCACGTTCGACTTCCTGGTGAGCCTGTTCTTCAGCTTCTTATTTATCCGGCTCATAGATTTGGCGGACAGAAATAACGGCCCCTGCCCGGTGAACGTGCACTTTTTGCTGGATGAATTTGCCGTGCGCCCGTATGCAGCGTGAAAGTGCTGCGCGGGTCCTTCTGAAATCTGCCGGTGGCGCGGCAGTGGGTTCGATATGGAATTGCCCATCATCACCCGGC is drawn from Dehalococcoidia bacterium and contains these coding sequences:
- a CDS encoding nucleotidyltransferase domain-containing protein, coding for MAKRNNKRETLPREIVVERLKNSAEELKKRIPVDRVYLYGSYAKGKPRPHSDIDIAVISSVFGENIVKETAMLMEAFEDVSLMVEPRAYSREEYNKAEKGSFLYDEVIQKGVSIA
- the recJ gene encoding single-stranded-DNA-specific exonuclease RecJ: MITGRLSHRQPLPCPFRHSRGFIYLQSKEVLKMFWRILTHNPEQAGRLAEEFKLPPLVTRILAARGCTVENTTDMLFPTELHNPLSLKNMDAAVARILAARDKKETVLVVGDYDVDGVSGTVLLTKFFREIGIKPVPFIPTRAEGYGFKPGHADAAERAGASLIVTVDCGVSSRSAVERARSKNIDVIITDHHEPPCNLPRAPIINPKLGGYPFRDLSGTGVAHKVYQAVAKEAGLDPLSYIDLVTLATIADVMPLLGENRAVVTNGLYRLNENPSAGLSALCEAAGVNEVTAEAVAYYLSPRLNAAGRMGDPMLAFDLLFAKEPDKARSLAEKLNRLNYERQEMVNKCLEEATLQVNSQTEALDEIPDFITVVGNWEHGVIGLLASKLAEVYRRPALALSLDGDMARGSARSIPGFDLLSALRLNESILDKLGGHRMAAGLSVKRENIPGLAERLIKHARENITPEMTTRSVEIDATADVNELTVENIKLLNEIMEPCGQGFPAPIVAVEGLCTEAALIGDGKHLRLKVGGLTCIRFNCSEEPGKYLNKKLALAGRPAVNRWNGADYPQMLVQSVRPAGYVSRDTVSKAYSMLKEGKTEKLPELGLKVLEEIGLKEKDRAKLLPAEGRKSLFISPTYQMLGVEKVERRAG